From one Streptomyces sp. N50 genomic stretch:
- the rpmB gene encoding 50S ribosomal protein L28, with protein MSAHCMLTGAQPGFGNRISHSHRRTSRRFDPNIQSKRYWLPGEGRYVRLRLSAKGIKTVDAIGVEAAVARIRERGVRI; from the coding sequence GTGTCCGCCCACTGCATGCTGACCGGCGCACAGCCCGGCTTCGGCAACCGCATCTCCCACTCCCACCGGCGCACCTCGCGCCGCTTCGACCCGAACATCCAGTCCAAGCGCTACTGGCTGCCCGGCGAGGGCCGGTACGTACGGCTGCGGCTGAGCGCGAAGGGGATCAAGACCGTGGACGCGATCGGCGTCGAGGCGGCCGTGGCCCGGATCCGCGAGCGCGGGGTGAGGATCTGA
- a CDS encoding type B 50S ribosomal protein L31 gives MRENIHPPYGPVVFRDRAARHAFLTRSTLTSTKTIEWEDGHTYPVVDVEISNVSHPFYTGTARVLDTAGRVERFERRYGKQA, from the coding sequence ATGCGCGAGAACATCCACCCGCCCTACGGCCCGGTCGTCTTCCGGGACCGCGCCGCGCGCCACGCCTTCCTCACCCGCTCCACTCTGACGAGCACGAAGACGATCGAGTGGGAGGACGGTCACACCTACCCCGTCGTGGACGTCGAGATCTCGAACGTCAGCCACCCCTTCTACACCGGCACGGCCCGCGTCCTGGACACGGCCGGCCGCGTGGAGCGCTTCGAGCGCCGCTACGGGAAGCAGGCCTGA
- a CDS encoding ATP-binding protein has product MGTNGSTMLEPLRQGLPPLDPSAVSSAASCALAARYEAVREARQFTRRTLDQWDIGDRFDDVCLVVSELVTNALRHALPANTPRVPEQNPPVRLHLMRWTERLVCAVRDPSHDSPIACESEDFSAESGRGLFLVDSFADGWGWHPLAGTLSGKVVWALFRLQGDPAQNNA; this is encoded by the coding sequence ATGGGGACGAATGGATCGACCATGCTCGAGCCGTTACGGCAGGGCCTTCCGCCGCTGGACCCTTCGGCCGTGTCCAGCGCCGCGTCGTGTGCTCTGGCCGCCCGCTACGAAGCGGTGCGCGAGGCACGGCAGTTCACCCGCCGCACACTCGACCAGTGGGACATAGGCGACCGCTTCGACGACGTCTGTCTGGTCGTCTCCGAGTTGGTCACCAACGCGCTGCGGCACGCGCTGCCGGCGAACACCCCACGCGTCCCGGAGCAGAACCCGCCCGTGCGGCTGCATCTGATGCGCTGGACCGAGCGGCTGGTGTGCGCCGTGCGCGACCCCAGTCACGACAGTCCCATCGCCTGTGAGTCGGAGGACTTCTCGGCGGAGTCGGGCCGCGGCCTGTTCCTCGTCGACTCGTTCGCCGACGGCTGGGGCTGGCACCCGCTGGCGGGGACGCTCAGCGGCAAGGTGGTCTGGGCGCTGTTCCGGCTCCAGGGCGACCCCGCGCAGAACAACGCGTGA
- a CDS encoding helix-turn-helix domain-containing protein — protein MLLGSQLRRLREARGITREAAGYSIRASESKISRMELGRVSFKTRDVEDLLTLYGITDEAERISLLSLAKEANVAGWWHSYSDVLPSWFPTYVGLEGAASLIRVYEVQFVHGLLQTEAYARAVVRRGMKGASEADVERRVALRLERQKYLVNENAPDFHIVLDEAALRRPYGDREVMRGQLQHLIEVSEHPNVRLQVMPFGFGGHAGESGAFTILSFPESDLSDVVYLEQLTSALYLDKAEDVAQYEKALKELQQDSPGPDESRDLLRGLLQLS, from the coding sequence ATGCTGCTCGGCTCGCAACTCAGGCGACTGCGGGAAGCACGTGGGATCACCCGAGAGGCGGCGGGGTACTCGATCCGCGCTTCCGAATCCAAGATCAGTCGCATGGAGCTGGGGCGAGTGAGCTTCAAGACCCGGGACGTCGAGGACCTGTTGACGCTGTACGGCATCACGGACGAGGCGGAGCGCATCTCACTCCTCTCCCTCGCGAAGGAGGCCAACGTAGCGGGCTGGTGGCACAGTTACTCCGACGTCCTGCCCAGTTGGTTCCCCACCTATGTGGGCCTGGAGGGCGCCGCCTCCCTCATCCGCGTCTACGAGGTGCAGTTCGTCCACGGACTCCTCCAGACCGAGGCCTACGCCCGCGCGGTCGTCCGGCGCGGCATGAAGGGCGCGAGCGAGGCGGACGTGGAGCGCCGGGTGGCGCTGCGCCTTGAGCGGCAGAAGTACCTGGTGAACGAGAACGCCCCCGACTTCCACATCGTCCTGGACGAGGCCGCCCTGCGCCGCCCGTACGGCGACCGCGAGGTCATGCGCGGGCAGCTCCAGCATCTGATCGAGGTCTCCGAGCACCCGAACGTCCGCCTCCAGGTGATGCCGTTCGGCTTCGGCGGGCACGCGGGTGAGTCCGGGGCCTTCACGATCCTGTCGTTCCCGGAGTCCGACCTCTCGGACGTCGTCTATCTGGAGCAGTTGACCAGCGCGCTGTATCTCGACAAGGCCGAGGACGTGGCCCAGTACGAGAAGGCGCTGAAGGAGCTCCAGCAGGACAGCCCGGGCCCGGACGAGAGCCGGGATCTTCTCCGGGGACTGCTCCAACTCTCTTGA
- the rpsN gene encoding 30S ribosomal protein S14: MAKKSKIAKNEQRRKIVARYAARRAELKEIVRRVGSTEAERAAAQRELSRQPRDASATRVRNRDQVDGRPRGYFRAFGLSRVNLRGQAHSGYLPGVRKSSW, translated from the coding sequence ATGGCGAAGAAGAGCAAGATCGCGAAGAACGAGCAGCGGCGGAAGATCGTCGCGCGGTACGCGGCGCGGCGGGCCGAGCTGAAGGAGATCGTCCGGCGGGTCGGTTCGACGGAGGCCGAACGGGCCGCCGCGCAGCGGGAGTTGAGCCGCCAGCCGCGCGACGCGAGCGCCACCCGGGTGCGCAACCGCGACCAGGTCGACGGGCGGCCCCGGGGCTATTTCCGCGCCTTCGGGCTGTCCCGGGTGAACCTGCGCGGCCAGGCTCACAGCGGATACCTACCCGGCGTCCGCAAGTCCTCCTGGTAA
- a CDS encoding ATP-binding cassette domain-containing protein encodes MVDAAIVVESVCKTYGDKKSRKTALDELDLCVARGTVHGVLGPNGAGKTTLVRVLSTLLRADSGRVEVAGHDVLTEARAVRFRIGLLGQHAALDEELGGRQNLEMFGRLHHLGARGARVRADELLERFDLADTGRKPVRAYSGGMRRRLDLAASLVTAPEILFLDEPTTGLDPRGRAEVWAAVRSLVGGGTTVLLTTQYLEEADQLAGRVSVVDRGRVIADGTPDELKSLTGGDRIDVVLRDAGQLGAAVALLPLPAGDIRVDADRRLLSAPVSDRMAALSGVVRALEEGGIDAEDVAVRRPTLDEVFLHLTGDGDRTNVKEAV; translated from the coding sequence GTGGTCGACGCGGCGATCGTCGTCGAGAGTGTGTGCAAGACGTACGGCGACAAGAAGAGCCGGAAGACGGCGTTGGACGAGCTTGATCTGTGCGTTGCGCGCGGGACCGTGCATGGGGTGCTCGGGCCCAACGGGGCGGGTAAGACCACCCTGGTCCGTGTTCTGTCCACGCTGCTGCGGGCCGACTCCGGTCGGGTTGAGGTGGCGGGCCATGATGTGTTGACCGAGGCCCGTGCGGTTCGGTTTCGCATTGGGTTGCTTGGTCAACACGCGGCTCTGGACGAGGAGTTGGGCGGGCGGCAGAACCTGGAGATGTTCGGGCGTCTTCATCATCTCGGTGCCCGGGGTGCGCGTGTGCGGGCCGATGAGCTGCTGGAGCGGTTCGATCTCGCCGACACCGGGCGTAAGCCGGTTCGTGCCTACAGCGGGGGTATGCGGCGGCGGCTCGATCTCGCCGCCTCGCTCGTCACCGCGCCCGAGATTCTCTTTCTGGACGAGCCGACCACCGGGCTCGACCCGCGTGGTCGGGCCGAGGTGTGGGCTGCGGTTCGGTCTCTGGTGGGTGGGGGTACGACGGTGCTGCTCACCACGCAGTACCTGGAGGAGGCCGACCAACTCGCCGGTCGTGTCTCGGTAGTTGACCGGGGGCGGGTCATCGCGGACGGGACCCCGGACGAGCTGAAGTCCCTGACGGGTGGGGACCGTATCGACGTCGTCCTGCGTGATGCGGGTCAACTGGGGGCGGCTGTCGCGCTGTTGCCGTTGCCTGCCGGTGACATCCGGGTCGATGCGGATCGGCGGTTGCTCAGTGCGCCGGTCTCCGACCGGATGGCGGCGCTGTCCGGGGTCGTGCGGGCGTTGGAGGAGGGCGGGATCGATGCCGAGGATGTGGCGGTGCGGCGGCCGACGTTGGATGAGGTGTTCCTGCATCTCACGGGTGACGGTGACCGTACGAACGTGAAGGAGGCGGTGTGA
- a CDS encoding ABC transporter permease — protein MTRRELAHWARQPVQVVVSLVFPVMLLLMFGYLIGGGRAVEGAYVDYLVPGMLALTMAFGLEGTMVAVTQDLNKGVIDRFRSMPMADGAVLVGRSAADMLQSAVGLVVLVGVGLGLGWRPHAGVGQFLGAVGLLLFFRFAMLWVGIYLALVAGRPEMVQAVQILVWPVGFLSNALATPAAMPGWLGAVVQWNPMSQTATAVRELFGGPGGEAGHVWAAVAWPLGLLVVFFPLAVRRFRGLGG, from the coding sequence ATGACCCGGCGTGAACTCGCCCACTGGGCGCGGCAGCCTGTGCAGGTCGTGGTGAGTCTTGTTTTCCCGGTGATGTTGTTGTTGATGTTCGGGTATCTGATCGGCGGCGGGCGGGCTGTCGAGGGTGCGTACGTCGACTATCTGGTGCCGGGGATGCTCGCGTTGACCATGGCCTTTGGGCTGGAGGGCACGATGGTCGCCGTTACGCAGGATCTCAACAAAGGGGTGATCGATCGGTTTCGGTCGATGCCCATGGCTGACGGGGCTGTTCTGGTGGGGCGGTCGGCTGCGGACATGTTGCAGTCGGCTGTCGGGCTGGTCGTGTTGGTCGGGGTTGGGCTGGGGCTTGGTTGGCGGCCGCATGCCGGGGTGGGGCAATTCCTGGGCGCCGTCGGGCTGTTGTTGTTTTTTCGGTTCGCCATGTTGTGGGTCGGGATCTATCTGGCGCTGGTGGCGGGGCGGCCGGAGATGGTGCAGGCCGTGCAGATTCTGGTGTGGCCGGTCGGGTTTCTGTCCAACGCGTTGGCTACGCCGGCTGCGATGCCTGGGTGGCTGGGCGCGGTTGTTCAGTGGAATCCGATGTCTCAGACCGCTACTGCCGTACGGGAGCTTTTTGGTGGGCCCGGGGGTGAGGCGGGGCATGTCTGGGCTGCGGTTGCTTGGCCGTTGGGCTTGCTCGTGGTGTTTTTTCCGCTGGCGGTGCGGCGGTTCCGTGGGCTTGGAGGGTGA
- a CDS encoding PadR family transcriptional regulator: MSAIRLLVLGAVRQHGRAHGYQVRNDLEYWGAHEWSNAKPGSIYHALKQLAKQGLLHAHEIAPSTVGGPPRTEYEITGRGTEEYLRLLREALTSYDQQMDVKSAAIGFIVDLPRAEAVALLKERTRGIDQWRASVTEHYIPEDGPEQLGHIGEIMNLWIHTADAEAAWTQGLIDRIEGGAYTFAGEGEPFVGVLRDDEENPYATGERHPGDVG, encoded by the coding sequence ATGTCAGCGATCCGTCTCCTCGTGCTCGGCGCGGTGCGCCAGCACGGGCGGGCCCACGGCTACCAGGTGCGCAACGACCTCGAATACTGGGGCGCGCACGAGTGGTCCAACGCCAAGCCCGGCTCGATCTACCACGCGCTCAAGCAACTGGCCAAGCAGGGCCTGCTGCACGCCCACGAGATCGCGCCGTCCACCGTCGGGGGCCCGCCCCGCACCGAGTACGAGATCACCGGCCGGGGTACCGAGGAGTACCTCCGGCTGCTGCGCGAGGCGCTGACGTCGTACGACCAGCAGATGGACGTCAAGTCCGCCGCGATCGGCTTCATCGTGGATCTGCCGAGGGCCGAGGCGGTGGCGTTGCTCAAGGAGCGCACCCGGGGTATCGACCAGTGGCGCGCCTCCGTCACCGAGCACTACATCCCCGAGGACGGGCCCGAACAGCTGGGCCACATCGGCGAGATCATGAACCTCTGGATCCACACGGCCGACGCGGAGGCCGCGTGGACCCAGGGGCTGATCGACCGTATCGAGGGCGGGGCGTACACCTTCGCGGGGGAGGGTGAGCCGTTCGTCGGTGTCCTGAGGGACGACGAGGAGAACCCGTACGCGACGGGGGAGCGGCATCCTGGGGATGTCGGCTAA
- a CDS encoding GTP-binding protein has product MSDLSVAIVAGLHADARRATVAQLLHDVPGSVVLHHDLATATAGTVVRTIRDATGIVDAGETPLVNDCACCALREDLVPELRRLARTGQVRLAIVELWDSVEPKAMAEVITSGGLTVTAVITAVDPSLLLPYLGNGDDLATAGLAAAATDERTIADTFARQLEYAPVLTVLHSDEADDEDRELLAQLHPTAHQVPVGGTDLPRGGGAQDNTLTPNPPGARGTARPAPTDPHPAHNPTSTPPPASTPSTPNPPGARGTARPAPTDPHSAHNPNHPPPTRPPANPPRSVLARAALAGFDVDAAAAAQHPACALLPVEADAHGVTTLVWHRRRPFHPERLYAALEDITCAAARSRGRFWLADKPDSLLHWDAAGGALCVESAGPWLASLPDAAWELVPPVRRAAAALDWHPEHGDCCQHLVFTSPGLDRDGLELLLESCLLTDTEYAAGRSAWKRIPSAFDTLLEI; this is encoded by the coding sequence GTGTCCGACCTCTCCGTCGCGATCGTCGCCGGCCTGCACGCCGACGCCCGCCGAGCGACCGTCGCCCAACTCCTCCACGACGTCCCCGGCAGCGTCGTACTCCACCACGACCTCGCTACGGCGACTGCCGGCACGGTCGTCCGCACGATCAGGGACGCCACCGGCATCGTCGACGCGGGCGAGACCCCCCTCGTCAACGACTGCGCGTGCTGCGCCCTGCGCGAGGACCTGGTCCCGGAGCTCCGCCGACTGGCCAGGACCGGTCAAGTCCGGCTGGCGATAGTCGAGTTGTGGGACTCCGTCGAACCCAAGGCGATGGCCGAGGTGATCACCTCCGGCGGCCTCACGGTCACCGCCGTCATCACCGCCGTGGACCCGTCCCTGCTCCTCCCGTACCTCGGCAACGGCGACGACCTCGCCACGGCCGGCCTCGCGGCGGCGGCCACGGACGAACGCACGATCGCGGACACCTTCGCCCGCCAACTGGAGTACGCCCCCGTCCTCACCGTCCTCCACTCGGACGAGGCCGACGACGAAGACCGCGAGCTACTGGCCCAGCTGCACCCGACGGCCCACCAAGTCCCGGTCGGGGGAACCGACTTGCCGAGAGGCGGAGGTGCCCAGGACAACACCCTCACCCCCAACCCCCCAGGGGCGCGGGGAACTGCGCGCCCAGCCCCGACAGACCCGCACCCCGCACACAACCCCACGAGCACCCCGCCCCCCGCTTCCACCCCATCCACCCCCAACCCCCCAGGGGCGCGGGGAACTGCGCGACCGGCCCCCACCGACCCGCACTCCGCACACAACCCCAACCACCCACCCCCGACCCGGCCCCCCGCCAACCCCCCACGCAGCGTCCTCGCCCGCGCAGCCCTCGCCGGTTTCGACGTGGACGCCGCAGCCGCAGCCCAACACCCCGCCTGCGCCCTGCTCCCCGTCGAGGCCGACGCCCACGGCGTCACCACTCTCGTCTGGCACCGGCGCCGCCCCTTCCACCCGGAGCGCCTGTATGCCGCACTAGAGGACATCACCTGCGCCGCCGCCCGCAGCCGAGGCCGCTTCTGGCTCGCGGACAAGCCCGACTCGCTCCTGCACTGGGACGCGGCCGGCGGAGCCCTCTGCGTGGAGAGCGCGGGCCCGTGGCTGGCCTCATTGCCGGACGCGGCCTGGGAGTTGGTGCCACCGGTACGCCGCGCAGCCGCCGCGCTCGACTGGCACCCGGAGCACGGCGACTGCTGCCAGCACCTCGTCTTCACCTCCCCCGGCCTCGACCGCGACGGACTCGAACTGCTCCTGGAGTCCTGCCTGTTGACCGACACCGAGTACGCCGCGGGCCGTAGCGCCTGGAAACGCATCCCGTCCGCCTTCGACACCCTTCTGGAGATCTGA
- a CDS encoding glutamate decarboxylase: MPLHKGPDPSAERPMSVNPFYGEANPVGGMSEAPPKHRLPDTPLPPMTATQLVHDELMLDGNSRLNLATFVTTWMEPEAGVLMAECRDKNMIDKDEYPRTAELEKRCVAMLADLWHAPDPSTAVGCSTTGSSEACMLAGMALKRRWTQRNKDRYPAARPNLVMGVNVQVCWEKFCNFWEVEARQVPMEGDRFHLDPQAAADLCDENTIGVVGILGSTFDGSYEPIADLCAALDALQERTGLDIPVHVDGASGAMVAPFLDPDLIWDFRLPRVASINTSGHKYGLVYPGVGWALWRDKEALPEELVFRVNYLGGDMPTFALNFSRPGAQVVAQYYTFLRLGREGYRAVQQSTRDVAQGLAQRIEALGDFKLLTHGNELPVFAFTTAPHIQTYDVFDVSRRLRENGWLVPAYTFPANREDLSVLRVVCRNGFSADLAELFLDDLTRLLPELRRQPHPFTRDKQAATGFHH; the protein is encoded by the coding sequence ATGCCGTTGCACAAAGGTCCCGACCCGTCCGCCGAGCGCCCCATGTCCGTGAACCCCTTCTACGGGGAGGCCAATCCGGTCGGCGGCATGTCCGAGGCCCCGCCCAAGCACCGGCTCCCGGACACCCCGCTGCCCCCGATGACGGCGACCCAGCTCGTGCACGACGAGCTGATGCTGGACGGCAACTCCCGCCTGAACCTGGCGACTTTCGTCACCACCTGGATGGAGCCGGAAGCCGGCGTCCTCATGGCGGAGTGCCGGGACAAGAACATGATCGACAAGGACGAGTACCCCCGCACCGCAGAGCTGGAGAAGCGCTGCGTGGCGATGCTCGCGGACCTCTGGCACGCACCGGACCCGTCAACCGCCGTCGGCTGCTCGACAACCGGCTCCAGCGAGGCCTGCATGCTCGCCGGCATGGCCCTGAAGCGCCGCTGGACACAGCGCAACAAGGACCGCTACCCGGCGGCCCGCCCGAACCTGGTGATGGGCGTCAACGTCCAGGTCTGCTGGGAGAAGTTCTGCAACTTCTGGGAGGTCGAGGCCCGCCAAGTCCCCATGGAGGGCGACCGCTTCCACCTGGACCCCCAAGCAGCGGCCGACCTCTGCGACGAGAACACGATCGGCGTCGTAGGCATCCTGGGCTCCACGTTCGACGGCTCCTACGAACCGATCGCCGACCTCTGCGCAGCCCTCGACGCACTCCAGGAGCGCACGGGCCTGGACATCCCGGTCCACGTGGACGGCGCGTCCGGCGCCATGGTCGCCCCCTTCCTGGACCCGGACCTGATCTGGGACTTCCGCCTCCCACGCGTGGCGTCGATCAACACCTCGGGCCACAAGTACGGCCTGGTCTACCCGGGCGTCGGCTGGGCCCTGTGGCGCGACAAGGAGGCCCTCCCCGAGGAACTCGTCTTCCGCGTCAACTACTTGGGCGGCGACATGCCCACCTTCGCCCTCAACTTCTCCCGCCCCGGCGCCCAAGTAGTAGCCCAGTACTACACATTCCTCCGCCTCGGCCGAGAGGGCTACCGCGCGGTCCAACAGTCCACCAGGGACGTAGCCCAAGGCCTGGCACAACGCATCGAAGCCCTAGGCGACTTCAAACTCCTCACCCACGGCAACGAGTTGCCGGTCTTCGCCTTCACCACAGCCCCCCACATCCAGACCTACGACGTCTTCGACGTCTCCCGCCGCCTCCGGGAGAACGGCTGGCTGGTCCCGGCGTACACCTTCCCGGCCAACCGCGAGGACCTCTCCGTCCTCCGAGTCGTCTGCCGCAACGGCTTCTCGGCAGACCTCGCCGAACTGTTCCTCGACGACCTGACCCGCCTCCTCCCCGAACTACGCCGCCAGCCCCACCCCTTCACCCGCGACAAGCAAGCGGCAACAGGCTTCCACCACTGA
- a CDS encoding aldehyde dehydrogenase family protein: MSSYFTDLAQQYIDGEWRPGTGSWDIIDFNPYDGEKLASITIATVDEVDEAYKAAARAQKTWAATNPYARRAVFEKALRIIEDREQEISEVIVAELGGTFLKAGFELHLVKEFLREAIHLALRPQGRIIPSPVDGKENRVYTVPVGVVGVISPFNFPLLLSLKSVAPALALGNGVVLKPHQNTPIVGGSLVAKIFEDAGLPGGLLNVVITDIAEIGDAFIEHPIPKVISFTGSDKVGRHVATVCASRFKRSVLELGGNSAIVVLDDADIDYAVDAAVFSRYVHQGQVCMAANRVLVDRSIRDEFTEKFVAKVKSLKVGDPRDPQTVIGPVINSSQADALSGVVEQAIAEGATALVHGTTTDNLVAPSVLTDVPAGSDLLRQEVFGPVAFLIPFDGEEEAVSIVNDTPYGLSGAVHTGDIERGVNFAKQIDTGMFHVNDGTVHDEPIVPFGGEKASGLGRLNGESMLDAFTSLKWISVQHGRSGFPF; this comes from the coding sequence ATGTCGTCCTACTTCACCGACCTGGCTCAGCAGTACATCGACGGTGAGTGGCGCCCGGGCACCGGCTCCTGGGACATCATCGACTTCAACCCGTACGACGGCGAGAAGCTCGCGTCGATCACGATAGCCACGGTCGACGAGGTCGACGAGGCGTACAAGGCGGCCGCCCGCGCCCAGAAGACATGGGCCGCGACCAACCCCTACGCCCGCCGTGCCGTGTTCGAGAAGGCCCTGCGGATCATCGAGGACCGCGAGCAGGAGATCTCCGAGGTGATCGTCGCCGAACTCGGCGGCACCTTCCTGAAGGCCGGCTTCGAGCTGCACCTCGTCAAGGAGTTCCTCCGCGAGGCGATCCACCTCGCGCTGCGCCCCCAGGGCCGGATCATCCCCTCGCCGGTCGACGGCAAGGAGAACCGCGTCTACACCGTCCCGGTGGGCGTGGTCGGCGTGATCAGCCCCTTCAACTTCCCGCTCCTGCTCTCCCTCAAGTCGGTAGCCCCCGCACTGGCGTTGGGCAACGGCGTGGTCCTCAAGCCGCACCAGAACACCCCGATCGTCGGCGGTTCCCTGGTCGCGAAGATCTTCGAGGACGCGGGTCTGCCGGGCGGTCTCCTGAACGTCGTCATCACGGACATCGCGGAGATCGGCGACGCGTTCATCGAGCACCCGATCCCGAAGGTCATCTCCTTCACCGGTTCCGACAAGGTCGGCCGCCACGTCGCGACCGTCTGCGCCTCGCGCTTCAAGCGCTCGGTGCTCGAACTCGGCGGCAACAGCGCGATCGTGGTCCTCGACGACGCCGACATCGACTACGCGGTCGACGCGGCGGTCTTCAGCCGCTACGTCCACCAGGGCCAGGTCTGCATGGCCGCGAACCGTGTCCTCGTCGACCGGTCGATCCGGGACGAGTTCACCGAGAAGTTCGTCGCCAAGGTCAAGTCCCTCAAGGTCGGCGACCCGCGCGACCCGCAGACGGTCATCGGGCCGGTCATCAACTCCTCGCAGGCGGACGCCCTTTCGGGTGTCGTCGAGCAGGCGATCGCCGAGGGCGCGACGGCGCTGGTCCACGGCACGACCACCGACAACCTGGTCGCCCCCTCGGTCCTCACCGACGTCCCCGCCGGCTCGGACCTGCTCCGCCAGGAGGTCTTCGGCCCGGTCGCCTTCCTCATCCCGTTCGACGGCGAGGAGGAGGCGGTGAGCATCGTCAACGACACGCCGTACGGCCTCAGCGGCGCGGTCCACACCGGTGACATCGAGCGCGGCGTGAACTTCGCCAAGCAGATCGACACGGGCATGTTCCACGTCAACGACGGCACCGTCCACGACGAGCCGATCGTCCCCTTCGGCGGCGAGAAGGCCTCGGGCCTGGGCCGCCTCAACGGCGAGTCGATGCTGGACGCGTTCACCAGCCTGAAGTGGATCTCGGTGCAGCACGGGCGGAGCGGGTTCCCGTTCTAG
- the rpmG gene encoding 50S ribosomal protein L33, whose product MARNELRPVIKLRSTAGTGYTYVTRKNRRNNPDRLVLRKYDPAAGRHVDFREER is encoded by the coding sequence ATGGCACGCAACGAACTCCGCCCGGTCATCAAGCTCAGGTCCACGGCCGGCACCGGCTACACCTACGTGACCCGCAAGAACCGCAGGAACAACCCCGACCGCCTGGTCCTGCGCAAGTACGACCCGGCCGCCGGCCGCCACGTCGACTTCCGAGAGGAGCGCTGA
- a CDS encoding DinB family protein: MVTHVPADTQGDERGSLLTFIEDQRGGIRRALLGLTEEQAASRPSASGLSLAGLLKHVADVEQGWIARAKQEPPAVQRDQTNWHETFQLVGDETVESQLAYWEKVAAETEAYIRSVPSLDDTFPVPSEPWFPPEGRVSVRWLCLHLIRETARHAGHADIIRESLDGATAYELVMKERGATGG, encoded by the coding sequence ATGGTCACGCATGTACCCGCGGACACACAGGGCGACGAGCGCGGGTCGCTGCTCACGTTCATCGAGGACCAACGGGGCGGTATCCGCAGGGCGTTGCTCGGGCTGACCGAGGAACAGGCCGCGAGCAGGCCGAGCGCGAGCGGGCTCTCCCTCGCCGGGCTGCTGAAGCATGTCGCCGACGTCGAGCAGGGCTGGATCGCGCGGGCGAAGCAGGAGCCGCCGGCGGTTCAGCGGGACCAGACCAACTGGCACGAGACGTTCCAGTTGGTCGGCGACGAGACCGTCGAGTCGCAGCTCGCGTACTGGGAGAAGGTCGCCGCCGAGACCGAGGCGTACATCCGCTCGGTGCCCAGCCTGGACGACACCTTCCCGGTGCCGAGTGAGCCCTGGTTCCCGCCGGAGGGGCGCGTCTCCGTGCGCTGGCTCTGTCTGCACCTGATCCGCGAGACCGCCCGGCACGCCGGCCATGCCGACATCATCCGCGAGTCCCTCGACGGCGCCACGGCCTACGAGCTGGTCATGAAGGAACGGGGCGCGACCGGGGGCTGA
- a CDS encoding DUF397 domain-containing protein — protein sequence MAATQLDGVAWQKSRHSNSQGSCVEFARLPGGDVAVRNSRFPDGPALVYTRAEIEAMLLGIKDGEFDHLIAG from the coding sequence ATGGCTGCCACGCAGCTGGACGGAGTGGCCTGGCAGAAGAGCCGGCACAGCAACTCGCAGGGGTCCTGCGTGGAGTTCGCGCGCCTGCCCGGCGGCGACGTCGCGGTGCGCAACTCGCGCTTCCCCGACGGCCCGGCGCTCGTCTACACCCGCGCCGAGATCGAGGCGATGCTCCTGGGCATCAAGGACGGCGAGTTCGACCACCTGATAGCGGGATAG
- the rpsR gene encoding 30S ribosomal protein S18 — translation MPRKPDLKSARRPAKSRRNPLDSAGVTYIDYKDTALLRTFVSDRGKIRSRRVTGVSARQQRQLAAAIKNAREMALLPYSTR, via the coding sequence GTGCCCCGCAAGCCCGACCTCAAGTCCGCGCGCCGACCCGCCAAGTCCCGTCGTAATCCCCTGGATTCGGCCGGAGTGACGTACATCGACTACAAGGACACCGCCCTGCTGCGCACCTTCGTCTCCGACCGCGGCAAGATCCGCAGCCGCCGCGTCACGGGCGTATCGGCGCGGCAGCAGCGGCAGTTGGCGGCCGCGATCAAGAACGCCCGGGAGATGGCATTGTTGCCGTACTCGACCCGATAG